The DNA sequence AGGCTTACGTCGAATGAGGCCGATACCTGAACAAGGTGCATCGACCAATATTTTATCAAAACTGTCGGGGCCAAACTCTTGATAGACCTGACCTGCATCCAACTTACGCGTTTGAATCTTGTCAGCCACATGCAGGCGGCGAGCATTATCTTTTATCAAGTCCAACTTATGATCGTAAAGATCTAAGGCTGTTACACGCCCTGTTGTCAGATAGGAAGCTAGATGGGTCGTTTTTCCACCAGGAGCCGCGCAGGCATCCAGAACCTGCTCATCCCCTTCAAGCTTTAAGGTCGGCGCTACTAGCTGACTAGATTCATCTTGGAGGGTTAGCTCACCATTTTTAAAGTAATTCGTCCCAGCAAAATAGCCAGATTTTTTAACCAAACCAACCGGTGAGAGGCAGGATCGTTCCGCCCCAGTCACTGCCTGAATCTCTGCCATTTTAGCCGGATTAGTCACCCGAACACTAGCCTTGTTGCGGACAAAGAGACTCGCAAAAATTTTGATAGCGCGTTCTTCACCGTACTGCTCAATAGTCTTCTTGACTAGCCAGACAGGCAGGGAATATTGAACCGAGTAACGCTTATTCTTTCGTTTAATACAAGCTGGATCAGGCAGAGGGCCCTTGGTTAATTTACGCAGGACAGCATTGACTAATTTGTCTGCCCCCTTCTGACTACGGCTCTTAGCCAATTCAACCGCTTCATTAACTATGGCATGGCTGGGAATTTTATCCAGATAAAGTAGTTGATAAAGGCTGAGCAGCAGTAAGGTGTACACCCAAGGCTCTAATTTATCACGATCCTCGATGACATGTGCTAACTGCCATTCTAGAGTAATCTTTCTAGCCACTGTCCCATAAACTAATTCGGTCACCAAAGCCTTGTCCTGCTGACTAAGGCTTGAGCCTGAGAGTCCATGATTGAGAGCAAGGTTGGAATAGGCCCCTTGCCGGAAGACCTCTTCAAGGATTTGTAAGGCTAGACCGCGGGCAGACCTTCCTTTTTTAGCCGCCAAAGAAATCACCTACTTTAAGTTTCTGACCAGATCCATTGAGAAAGTCAGTAATGTTCATTTTAGGTTTGCCTGCTGGCTGCACTTCGATAAGAGAAAGGGCCCCCTGGCCTGTTGCGACGACTAGTGTTTTCTTGGTCTTTTCAATAATTTGACCAGGCTGGCCCTGTCCCTCTAACTCTAATGATTGGGCCTGATGGATTTTAAAACGCTGACCATTTAAAAGCGTATGCGCAACTGGCCACGGATACATTCCCCGGATTTGGTTGAAGAGGGCACGGGCCGACTTACTCCAATCCAAGCGTTCCTGTTCAGGAGTGATATTAGGCGAAAAGCTCACTTGATCTGGATCTTGAGGCTGAGGCTGAAGCTTGCCTGCCAAGTAGTCCGGTAGGGCTTCCAGGAGCAAGTCACGTCCAAGAACAGCTAATTTTTCAAAGAGGCTGCCGACATTATCCTTATCCAGTATGGGAAGACTAGCTTGGGCAACCATATCACCGGCGTCCATCTCCTTAACCATCTCCATGATGGTTACACCAGCCTTGTCATCGCCATTGATG is a window from the Streptococcus criceti HS-6 genome containing:
- the rsmB gene encoding 16S rRNA (cytosine(967)-C(5))-methyltransferase RsmB; this encodes MSLAAKKGRSARGLALQILEEVFRQGAYSNLALNHGLSGSSLSQQDKALVTELVYGTVARKITLEWQLAHVIEDRDKLEPWVYTLLLLSLYQLLYLDKIPSHAIVNEAVELAKSRSQKGADKLVNAVLRKLTKGPLPDPACIKRKNKRYSVQYSLPVWLVKKTIEQYGEERAIKIFASLFVRNKASVRVTNPAKMAEIQAVTGAERSCLSPVGLVKKSGYFAGTNYFKNGELTLQDESSQLVAPTLKLEGDEQVLDACAAPGGKTTHLASYLTTGRVTALDLYDHKLDLIKDNARRLHVADKIQTRKLDAGQVYQEFGPDSFDKILVDAPCSGIGLIRRKPDIKYSKDSQDFEALSDIQLAILNSVCQTLRKNGIISYSTCTIFREENQDVISRFLETHPNFEQVKLEHRQKDILTDGFISITPELYQTDGFFIAQIKRIY
- the fmt gene encoding methionyl-tRNA formyltransferase, whose product is MKKIVFMGTPAFAATVLEGLIASKAYEILAVVTQPDRAVGRKKEIRMTPVKEVALANNLAVYQPEKLSGSQEMADLLALGADGIITAAYGQFLPSKLLDRMEFALNVHASLLPKYRGGAPIHHALINGDDKAGVTIMEMVKEMDAGDMVAQASLPILDKDNVGSLFEKLAVLGRDLLLEALPDYLAGKLQPQPQDPDQVSFSPNITPEQERLDWSKSARALFNQIRGMYPWPVAHTLLNGQRFKIHQAQSLELEGQGQPGQIIEKTKKTLVVATGQGALSLIEVQPAGKPKMNITDFLNGSGQKLKVGDFFGG